A window of Primulina tabacum isolate GXHZ01 chromosome 4, ASM2559414v2, whole genome shotgun sequence contains these coding sequences:
- the LOC142543341 gene encoding xyloglucan 6-xylosyltransferase 1-like — protein MLNRLISQRRARQFRRLLRNGKLTLLCLVLTVVVLRGNLGAGRFGTPEKDLDEIRETFSYIRKHAEPRRALVEPSKGQRKPSDGTENGIKNYAEFDMKKILKDEDDGVEEFKRDSTQPYSLGPKIENWDQMRDEWLKKHPNVPNFIAEKKPRVLLVTGSSPKPCENPVGDHYLLKSIKNKIDYSRLHGIEVFYNMALLDAEMAGFWAKLPLIRKLLLSHPEVEFLWWMDSDAMFTDMAFEVPWERYKDHNLVMHGWNEMVYDKKNWIGLNTGSFLLRNCQWSLDILDTLAPMGPKGKVREEAGKLLTRELKDRPVFEADDQSAMVYILATQKDKWSDKVYLENTYYLHGYWGILVDKYEEMIKKYHPGLGDDRWPLVTHFVGCKPCAKFGDYPVERCLKQMDRAFNFGDDQILQIYGFSHKSLASRWVKRTRNETGNPLEVRAHLGLLHLHPKL, from the coding sequence ATGTTAAATCGGCTAATCAGCCAGCGCCGGGCGCGCCAGTTCCGGCGACTTTTGCGCAATGGCAAGCTCACGCTTTTATGCCTCGTTCTTACCGTCGTAGTCTTGCGTGGGAATCTTGGCGCCGGAAGATTCGGCACGCCGGAGAAAGATCTTGACGAGATTCGAGAAACCTTCTCATACATACGCAAGCACGCCGAGCCTCGCCGCGCTTTGGTAGAGCCTTCAAAGGGGCAGCGGAAACCCAGTGATGGTACGGAAAATGGCATCAAGAATTATgctgaatttgatatgaagaaGATTTTGAAAGACGAGGATGATGGGGTTGAGGAATTCAAGCGTGATTCGACGCAACCTTATAGTTTGGGTCCAAAGATTGAGAACTGGGATCAAATGAGAGACGAATGGCTGAAGAAGCATCCAAATGTCCCTAATTTCATTGCAGAAAAGAAGCCCAGGGTATTGCTGGTGACTGGGTCGTCGCCCAAGCCGTGCGAGAATCCGGTGGGGGATCATTACTTGTTGAAATCGATCAAGAATAAGATTGATTACTCTAGGCTTCATGGGATTGAGGTCTTTTACAATATGGCCTTGCTTGATGCAGAAATGGCGGGATTTTGGGCGAAACTGCCGTTGATCCGAAAGCTTTTGTTGTCCCATCCAGAGGTGGAGTTCTTGTGGTGGATGGACAGTGATGCAATGTTCACAGATATGGCCTTTGAGGTGCCGTGGGAGAGGTATAAGGATCATAACTTGGTGATGCACGGTTGGAACGAAATGGTGTATGATAAAAAAAACTGGATTGGTTTGAACACAGGGAGTTTCTTGTTGAGGAATTGTCAGTGGTCTTTAGATATTCTTGATACATTGGCACCAATGGGGCCGAAAGGGAAGGTTAGGGAAGAAGCAGGGAAGCTTTTAACTCGGGAGCTAAAGGATAGACCGGTTTTTGAGGCGGATGATCAGTCTGCAATGGTGTATATATTGGCAACACAGAAGGATAAGTGGAGTGATAAGGTTTATCTTGAGAACACTTACTATCTGCATGGTTATTGGGGCATTTTGGTGGATAAGTACGAGGAAATGATTAAGAAATATCATCCGGGTCTCGGTGATGACCGTTGGCCGCTTGTTACTCACTTCGTGGGTTGCAAGCCTTGTGCAAAGTTCGGGGATTATCCGGTTGAAAGATGCTTGAAACAGATGGATCGTGCATTCAACTTTGGAGATGACCAAATCCTTCAAATATATGGTTTCTCTCATAAATCACTAGCCAGTCGGTGGGTGAAGAGAACACGGAATGAAACTGGCAATCCTCTTGAAGTAAGAGCTCATCTGGGGTTGCTTCACTTGCATCCTAAGCTGTGA
- the LOC142543344 gene encoding heat shock factor-binding protein-like, whose protein sequence is MDGHDPENSKQSTTDMTAFVQNLLQQMQTRFQTMSESIISKIDEMGNRIDELELSINDLRTEMGQEGSPSPSAPLKAKEEPKSADE, encoded by the exons ATG GATGGACATGATCCGGAGAATAGTAAACAAAGTACTACTGACATGACTGCATTT GTGCAAAATCTCCTACAGCAAATG CAAACTAGGTTTCAGACAATGTCGGAATCCATCATTTCTAAAA TTGATGAGATGGGTAACCGAATTGATGAGTTGGAGCTGAGCATCAATGATCTTAGAACCGAGATGGGTCAAGAAGGTTCTCCCTCTCCTTCAGCTCCACTGAAGGCTAAAGAAGAACCCAAGTCTGCTGATGAATGA